The region taaatctcctatggaagaactccactattccagaagaatggaaaacagactgtctaattccaattttaaagcatgggaaaaattctagttcagctgattcatatcgtcctatcatattgttcaaaaattttaccaacacacgagtgttggtaaaattattgaacaattaataaaacagagattaatattttatattgaaagtcgttctgcttgtgagagtatacggcatttatgtcttgacatccatagtgcccagattgacaataagatattggatggtgtttttttggatgttgtaggagcatttaataatgttgatttagaacaattatcatccattcttctatccttaaatggccctgaaaaaatagttagttggatattcaatttcttgcatggtcgtaaactttatgttagagtcaataaccaattaataagtcctcgatattcatatagaggcgtatcgcagggcggaattttgagtccattgctctttataatctacataaatcaaataaatgttgttttggctaatagagtttctaacctccaatttgctgatgatctagtagtgtatagttcaggacttaatttatcaaatgttgtgttagatcttaatgtagcactcaaaaaatttgagctttattttcaatatcttagtcttgaggtcagtattgacaaaagcaaagtagcaatattttcaaagcattctataagaataagagatgcaaaaatatattatggtactcaggaaatttcaatagataattcaataaagttttgagaagttacgtttttaagtaattttagatggcacaaatatgttgaaatattagaaaatcgagcattaaaggcctgcaatattctgaaatcattagctggtacatattggggtgcagacccacgcatcttgctaacacttataagtcattagtccgtagccattttgagtatgccttcttttgttatagtggagtaattacattagtgaataaattagaaaaaatacaaaataaatgcttaaggatcataacaggcgcttttaggtctactcctattatatcattacaagTAGAATGTACTATTCCCCCACTAGCTCTTAGATTCaaatatctacaaacaaaattctttctcaaattaacttctattaataatcatccactcctattaaagatacaggactatattaaccgacctgacaataattcctactatcaagtagaaggcatctctgatttgttacatttttcttgtgatcataatctattttctagtattctttggccatgttatttaaattcttataattcaaaatatacacctattaaaataattattaatgaatcattaaaatataaggaagatgtatatagtatgctgtcagagtggcaaaattataaccaactttATACTGATGGATCTAAAAGTAATACTGCTGTCTCTATGGCAGTTTATGACATACAACTGCGGAGTGGGTTTGGTCATAGGTTAAATACCTTGGCTAGTATATACACAGCAGAATGTGCTGCCATATATGCTGCTCTAGAATATATTGGAGAACAGTCATATAATAATTGGATCGTTATAACAGatagcatgagtgttttaaaagctttacaatatcctaaatgtaatgttacaactaatttcatcatttacaatattagagacaaatatcaatggttatccctaacaaaagatattgttttattctggactccttcacacataagcgtggaaggaaatgaacaagctgattatcttgctaaatctattgtgaatagtaatcagatacatactgctttgaacatttccataccacacacagatgcactgtctcattttaaaggtacattcttgcaagactttcagaattattggcaacaagttgttcaaacaaagggcaaatgtttagccgacattaaaaacgaaatctctcctccctggtttgttaaaaagaaaaaatacttacacagaaaattttacaccacaATTTGTCGGTTACGTCTGGGACATTCTCGTAGTGGTGCTCATTTATTTAGGGTCGGTGTGTTAGATTCTCCAACTTTtcaattctgtaatttatccatccaaactcttgatcacattttctttgactgtccccaatataatcttcaaacatttacattgatagactgcctcttggatatttataagaatgctgaaaacatcccgcgctcacttcagcagttattgaaaacttatgactgcttcgtgccgctttacaaatttatagtttcaacggtaggcgaaatttgaaaatacggcgtggcttttgacacaatcccttacacagacttaaaacatattcgtcCATAAAAGATTATtggacttgtgtttataatgtaaattttaatgtataaatgtaaatagtatatttgtagttataccttaaattagtttcatattttcttataattattatattcaactaatattcattattattacttataattcatgtataatatatttcttataacgtatatgagatttatattttagtattatatcataaaagtttattattaaaaataaggggcTAAGCTTGATCTTAAttggaacaagaatattatcaataaaagacttggcttcggcctttcatgtgaacctatatgtatatgaagaaaatgaaacatgaagaacacgaaatactacttttatgtgaaattgtactatttatatttaaagatgaagatgatataaagacttagcttgactttgaacaagctgtgtaaAGTGAAGACTGaagaatacaaaaataaaaatgaagacttagctgtatgggcttttgacccctttgcctgtccagatggacgaacagaaccaaaaaaaaaaagtctatgGTACCAAGCTTGCTTAGCACCGGCCATTTTGAGGTTCGTCGGCTTTTCATTGTGGATGTTGTAGAAGTTAGAAGCGGAATTTTATTCTCTGATTAGTGATTTTGTGCATTACGATTTgtgaatttgaatattagaGATCAATACAACGATATCTGAAGTAGGTAAGGACAAGTAGCTAATCATATCTCTTAATGTACGAAAATGCGTCGCttgattttaaataatgctGATGGTAATAATTTGATCAAGATTTTATATTCCTATTGTCCACTGTCGATACCACACTGTTTAGTTACAAATGCTTGCGTACACagtttgtaatttgtattttgatGACGTCACTAAGTTACAAAACATTACAGAAAATGGCAAACCGAAGACCTGCTGCTAACGGGCGTCGTATGGATTTTGGGCGCAATGACCGCGGCAGAAACTTTCGGCCTGGTGTATCGCCGTGGCAAGGCGGAGCACCGGGCAATGACATTCCTAATCTGCTTCCCTTGGGTGGAGAGTCTTCTGACGCTACACTTGCTCTAGCCAGTATGGCCAGTAACATAATCAATTTATTGCAACCACGACAGAATTCTGTTCCCTCATTGTTAGACATGCCCATAAGACGCGACTTTGTTCCTATGACCCATCATATGGATAGAGGATATGGGCCCAATAGAGTGAgtataaaaagtatattataaaaataacttcttttacagattttatgtattaatactAATTCTCAATAactaaaacataacaattgTGTCATAAGTGCAATCCAACTGTGATTTATGCCACAGCTAAAAGACCTTTGTAGGGCAAGCTGTGAAAGTGTTGAAagtattagtattatattttaagtaccACATTAATAGTTCAACTTGTGGGAAGATAATATagcaatttgttttaaattgaattttactcatgatttattttttataaattcataTTCCTTCTTTAATGATAATTGTAAGTTTAATGTAGGCTTACAGATGCAGACTAATGCTGTAAAGAGTCTTTCATGTTCTATTTTCATAAAGCCAACTGGCGCACAGTTTCTTATTAACAACATATGAATTCCCTTTAGATGGGCAATCAAGGTAATTTTCGTCGTACTGGAAATTACAACCGAGCTGGTGAGCGTATCAACAATCGTAAACCATTCAGGCCTAATGATGGGCCAAGGCAACATAACAAGATAACCCCGAAAAAGGAGGCCGATTCTAAGCCTAAATCCAAGGAGAGGTAAGAACCCCACTTCCTTCCGGTGTGATTACCGACTTTCTGTTCCtttttatattctatattttaaagATATACTGTTCTTACGTTCACCGGCCACATGTTTGCCCTATGGCAGTTTCCATTTCTGAGAAAACTTATGAGATGTATTTTCAATATACACATTATGTTTGTCTTCTCAGAATGACTTATTAAAATTTCTGAAGCAACTAGATGTAAGCATCTAAAGTATCTGCCCAATTTCTGGTTCAAGTATCTGAAAAACGATTCATAAATTTATACATTAACAAACCTTAATTTTGTTATCTCTCAACATTGGCTTCTTATACAACTATGGGGCAagcaatattcaataattttttgaagAACATTTTGGCATATTATTTGTGATTCATCCATCCAGCAAATGACAGTCATATTTAAggtttatatttttgttgtatctGACCACTACTACTGATGATTGTGGTTCCAAGTGCTTTTTAAATTGTAACTTATATGATTTAGTTACCTAGATGTAGTGAATCAGCTAAATATAAATTAGCATGGAACATTTTCCAAAGTTTTGAGATGTTAATTGTACTGTCTGTAatgaaaaacattcaataaaacatAAAGTTTGATAATTTAGTGATGAAGATAAAAAGGAAGATGATGGTGGGAACAAGGAGGGTACAGACAATGAGGAGCAGAAGAAAGAAGGTCAGAAAACTCGCTATGATGACATAAACCAGTCACTGTTGAAGTGTCATATATGCAACAAGTCTATGTGGGATGGCCGCTCATTTGAGAACCATCTAAATGGTCGCGCCCATGCTATTATGATGCAGAAAACTGCTGAGAGCTATGCTCTGACTGCCGATACCATGAGGCAAGAATTCAAGGTAATGTTGTTAGACAAACTCAGTTTATTTACAGCCACAAGAGGCATTGCAGTTTAGTTTTTGGGTGATAGGCAAAGcctaataaactttattcaaataaactaagtgcttttgaataaatatttaatttaaattactaaatctaccatatgttcggaaaaagtagagcttgtgacaagaacatataagaaactcaatggccactcagtcttttaaatcaaatagattaaagtttttcaataaattattattgatattggATAATTGttacattgttttttatcataaatgTGTTTTAAGAAAAGTTATGATATACCAGttctttttattgtaattttaaaataatgatcCTATGTTGCTCTAAGTACTTACAATACAGTTCTGAATATATTTGTTGTTGTGCTATTGGATGCTACATATAAAAGTTTGCAGTTCATAGACCACAATATTGTGTatagtacaaataatttaaaaaaatatacagattcGTGAAATGAAACGCAACCGTAAAACGGGTCAAATGCCAGCAAGAGACTTCTATTGTGCAATGTGTGACATGTATGCAGCGGAGGGTTCATCTCATAGGACCACTATGGAGCATCGCAAACTGAAAAAATACCTCCATCCAACCTGCACCAAGTGCCACAAGGAGATACCAACTAGAATTGAGCTGGATGAGCATCGGTTGAGCCCGGAACATTTGAGAAATGTTCAGAATTCCTCTGGGATAACTGTTAAGCCTAAGCCTGAAGGTAAATAAAAtagcaaaaatttattttaaaaatattacatactgTGCcaaatttttatggaataggaggacaaaggacTGTTACACAtcacctgattttaagtgattaCCACCACCCACATTATCCTACACATTAGAAGAGACACAAGAGAGTTGCCAGCCTTTTTGTAAGGTGTTTTTTACACCTAAGGTGTAAGGTGTCTTGGTACCGATGTCACTGCAATAGGAAGGTCAATCTACAGCTTGGCTTTAAGCgggagaaagttctttgaaaaccgcactttagTGGAatgccacaaatccagatgttGGGGTGTGTgctaagggaagtgttgtcgaagaatAGTATAGTAATAGTATATAtaacaaatggggtttttttgtggtaaacgcgcatgCTTGAGTCTTCTCAGTCCCcatatatatatgttaaataTACTTCTTAAAGGTATAACAAGAGGTGGCTGTTGATGCTTTCCATGATTTTTGAGTCAGGGACTACTTTGcctttgaatatgagtgaaaTTCTTTGCAATAGACAGAGGTTCCGAGAGGGTCTTAGACAGAGATCTAGTAGTTAATCGGTATGTGTAgtctttcttagggatcgggtgcagtaaaaccgccttccataattttggCACTACGCCTGATTAGTAGGAGaaccggaaaagacgggtatgGACCGGCGCCAATTCCGGAGCAGGTGAAAAGCCCCTTAAGCACAGCGCCGTGTCGAAATTTTACCTCCGACGTGTATGAATCGCACCGCAGAAACTGGCCTTGCTCATTCAGACTCGAGTTTGATGCGAAGAGGGAGCACAGGAGATCgactttctctttcgcgtcatttGCCAGCGTGTCATCGTCCCAGTGGCGAATGGCAGCCTGGCAGAAATTACCATGGAAAGCGTGCAaatctctcgccaattctgcctaTGTGCTTCAACTTCGCCTCAACGATAAATCTTTTATGTTCGCTGGAATCCAGAtacttagataccaccgcaatGACTCAATGTTTTCGACAAGAGGCCATTTGCAGGCGCGGTCAAAACAatagagttccataccttgcattATCAAATCTACAACAtcatcagcagcggcatctgaaTCGTCCAGCGAAAAAGCGTCCGCATCTCATGCCGACCAACTAaaaagcggggccgtgttaggcgcttGATCGGCACGCGACGACCCCAAAAGGAGGGttaacggaaactaggtagccgtccggatgtgaggtcaataGAAAGTCCAACAGTGACGGTATATGATCTTTCACGTCTGGGATGCGCGtcggcgcaataaccagttgtgTCAAatgtgagcctagccattcggcgtgctgggcgttaaaatcgccaagaaaacACGATTTGCGGTGGGGAtttgctccaacacggaattaACCGGATGTGCTCAAGGAGCCGATCATATGCGTTACAGCTATGAGACCTATACAGCCATATggcgccggtgctaacgcgtttattccagcactcaTACCTAAAGAGGCGTAGTCCCAGACTCCTGGATGTCAAACATGGTCCATTGGATCCCAAAATAGGAGTTCGAATCCTCCAGGTTGAAAtagacggcatttaaatttgagcgaaacGCACTGATGATGCAAAAGTCCACAGAGAATGAGGAAGAGGGTGGTTAAGCGTCTTGCTCTCTTTGCCATAGTCTGTTACCTCCCTGGTACTCCAGTCTATTTTTATTCCATGCTGTCATTTGTGGGGGGTGGCGGGATTTTCGATAGAGTGGAGTGCCATTGTGttacctattctttttacgccccggggaagcacgaCTAATAATGCATATTAGGTTAAATACAATTAAGTGATCTATCATTATCAGTTTTCTTGTCTGGTCGGCATTAATAAAATTGACCCTGTCACTTGTTCCTTCAGTGCAGGTTCAATGTTGCCTACAGGTTAAATAAACTGTTGTCATAACAATGATAAGTGCCATCATTCTCTGACAACACCAGATATATCACAGCTCACCTTGGtgtatgtactttttttttaaaggtactcaTTTCCAGAAGGAATGAATTATTAATCAAGATAAACAAGgtgtactttttttaaataatcagtATTCAGATACGATTCTGTTCCTCATGTAAATGAGGCTTCAGGTGGTTACCCTGCCTGCCACTCTAAAAAACTGTTGGATGGATGGTTGATCATAAATACTATCACACTAGTTCCAGCTGAAAATAAACTAccagaaatataaaaatttataaaaatacattatgaTGTAGAACTTGACATggaaattacttattattatttatttgatctcTGTTCCACAGTGTTGTTGATATCTACACTTGTGACGGAGCAACAGTTTCTACGTGACGATAAGCAGCGCCAGAAACGCCATCGCAATCAGGACTCTGAACAAGTCCAAGATAAGGATGCGGACACCGAGAAAGACGTAGATCAATCTGAGAACAAGGTAATGCTAAAAACAATCAGAATTTTCTCATTGCAGAGTTACAAAACTAGGTTACAATACACACTCAGCGACACAATTAACCttgattttttacgattttggtttaaaaaaaaatgtggcaaaaaaaaatgttattttataacgtgggtatattgaagtaaaatgaaagataatattgtttttaattattacgtttatttataaaaaaagtctGAAAAACACTGACCGTAAATTAACAAATGTGATGAAATGGCTGATCTAATAGTGCGTATTTCCACCTCTAGCCCTCATGACTTCCACCAAACGGTTTGACATGCTGTCGATGGCATCTTTGATCTGTTATTGTGGAATGTTCTGCCACTCCTCAATCACGGattgttttaattcatctaTGGTGGTTGGAGCTGGTATGCGGCTTCAAACACGTCTTTTTAAATTGTCCCATATGTGTTCAATAGGATTTAAATCAGGGCTCCGGGATGGCCATGTTAATTTTCGAATGCCGACGGTATCCAGGTACGCGGTAACAACTCTAGCAACATGGGGGCGAGCGTTGTCctgcattaataaaaaatctccAATAAATGGAGCAAATGGCATTACATGAGGTTCTAACACTTCTGTTACATACCTCTGAGCATTTATTCCACCTCTTTCGAAGATAACCAAGTCGGTGCGTGCTTCGTAAGTAATGCCGCCACATTGATATGTGCAAACCTTTCATTCTTGCGTCTGTATACACGCTGGCGACCGTCAGGACCGTGCAAGCATATTCTTGTCTCGTCAGTAAACATAACATTCTTCCATTGTTCCATATTCCATTCGGCGTGCTCTCGGGAAAAACGAAGTCTTTCTCTCCGGTGGCCTACGAGGAATTGTGGCACTCGAGATGGTCGAAAAGCTCCAAGGGCATTCTCTCCTAGTCATCTTCTCACTGTTCTTTCACTCTCTTGAACATTGGGAACCTCACGAAGTTGGTTTCGTGCCTCAACAGCTGTAGTGAACCGATTTCTTAGAATATTGGTCACAAGAAATCGGTCGTCACGAGCGGAGGTGCATCTTTTTCGGCCCTGTCCTGGTCTTCGCTCATAATAACCAGTTTCCCGAAACCGTTTCACTGCATCCCTTAAGGTGGTACGTGCGACACCAAGCTTCCGCGCCACGTTACGCTGACTAAACCCTTCGTCGATAAGAGCGACGGCTCTCGCCACTGAATTGGCATCAAATGGCATGTTTGTGATGTCCAACTGAAGCAATGTAAGCAGTATGGCAACGATAACGATAATGAGACGAAGTTAGATATTTATCCTATTCACAACTTAtgcgtaaaaaaaaacacagttaagtgggtagtttgtaattttttcctCACTACATTTTTTTCACACTTGACTTATTTATGCCCAATAACTTACATCTGcgataacatcaaaatttgctACTTTAAAAGGGTGGGCTGTTAATTGTGCCGCTGAGTGTATATGAaataatgtttgtgtttttaaaaaaaatatttagaatagTTAGATATGTTAGTGATTTTTGAGGTGCCTTGCTGTTTAGTTGCTTTTGTTTAAGCCTTTTACCACTTCACACATTTCGACAGTCCAATATTGAGCAGATTGGCATAAGAATGACACTTACAGCCGcatcttttttttaagtaatatttccCTGGGGAGACAACCCTCTTTGATAGTTATTATTCATGTCCTGATCAACTACAGTTTTCaccagtgaagcagtaatgcgtaagtgCTCTCTACTCAACTCTTCctgcatttattaaaaatattttaaaattttcttcactatattacaaatatgtacatacaatcaGATGGGTTAAgagattttgtattttaaaagcATGTCTTAATAACATGTGGTTTCTTTTAAACCTCATTGTTGCAGGTTTTAGATTTCTGTCCTTTAGTTGAACCCCGTACACATGCCCCAGATTGTGCTCTTATGAAAaggatttttaatatattttacacattGGTGTATCagttattatacaaatatgttCTAGGTGACTTTGGCATGCAATTTTCTAGCACATTATTGTCATACTAGTAGTAGACCTTTGctttcgcaactaaaggttttatctcaataaaatgtttaatataagaataatcattaacagagagagttgtcatactgaaataTGCAGGGTAAGCCTGTCAGCCGTTAAGTTGGCATAGGAACATCCCATTCTGCAAGGACCCACTCCAAGatagggaagatattagtaggaataTTTAcagcaaaaaataattaattttaaaacattttaaaggaTGAAGATGGTGATGAGAATATGGAAAAGGGTGAAAAAGAAAAAGATGAGGCAGCTGACAAGCAAGCTGAAGGTCCCAAGGAGAGTATTGACGATGAGGAAACTATATTGGACTATAAAGATGGTGATGATATGACTGCCATCACTGTTGATAAGTTTCCAAAGTACAGGTAGGAAATTAAATGTTCTCATTAACTTAGTTCCAGTCCAAAAGGGTGATTAACCCATCCACTTATAATATAGAAGAGAatatatgacattgtcaatgcATTAGCTagtataaaattcaaaatactaatgCCAAGTGTGGCTCACTtgcaatcaaaaatatttacacagTAGCATtggattcgctttccttttccatCTTGCTGCGGTATGTAtcttagagatgttcttcttttTTGCACATTTTGTTTGTCCtatatgtttaatatattgttCGTCTGAATGTAACCAACCCAAGACACCTTTTAGCAGATAGTCTCATAAACGAAAACACTTAGAGATCTGATATTTTGTCAGAGTGTGTACTGCCGGCCCTgtaaaaagtgtacgcgcttgtaTTATTTgtctggaaacaccacacaaggaagctcattctaagCTTTGTGGTacctggaagaaagttccttaaaaacggtactgtggaggaacaccagacccccagatggtggggatgatatcctaatttatggcgtgtcgtgcgaaggttcgCACTTGATTTCACCAGCTTAGCATAGCTGGCACAcactgctgtgattcctctgatgctTATCATCAGGCccataatatttgattttaagcCTATTAAAAGAGAAGAATGGAATACTTGCTTATGCACATAAAAGGAGCTTAATAATCTAAGCAATTTAGGTATATGACATAAAattattgagaaaaaaaaaattttttgaagttacaacttttagaattaaaaaaaaaattaatagagtTGTTCAAACCATGGGGCATAATGAATAGAATGACCTCTGCATTACCAAATTATTCTTCTCCTGTAAATAGGATATACTGTGGTAGATAACTTAATGTAATTCTTGTACAGGAAATCGATACTGCTAAACTACCCAAACAGGACCGAGGGACTTTTCTAGTCAGTAAAAAATTTATACCAATTTTGGAAATGTGCAATAATGTGAGAGAAAGTTATATTTACTTCTATTGTATTCTTATTAATGCCAAAATCTAAAATTTTGGAGGGTTTGAAGGTTAGTGTGGTGAAGGGCATTCATAATACAGGTAATGTGTAGGTTTAAAACAGAGTGTTAGGTAACTAGGCTAGGACTTTATCATTAGATATATGATTAATACTGTAGAGGGACAAGTTACTCCAATTTTTGAAGCAAGGAATGTCctcgaaaataattaaaaaataatttatatgtgagGAACAGATGACGAATGTGTGGAACCTCCATTATATCACAGATGTTATACACACTTAACCTATTAGCATTTAATGCATAGCAAAAAAAAGTGAAGGAGTTAGGATGAATGGTCATAATTTTATGTGACAATAATAGTatcgtttttcaaatatttgaagATAACAGATTTTTAGCacttctaataatttttttctagctcataataaaaattagaGTCAATATTATTGATGTAGGCAGAATAGGTATTAAAGCCTTACaccattattttaaaataataaaaaataaactggtttatcaattacaataaaattactgAACACATTTAggagagaaaaaaatattattaaaaatttatcacATGAAAAAAGACAACCATTGACACGTTTAGTTAAATTCACAATTTTAGTCATAAATCGCTACTACCTCGCCCCGAGCTTCACTGAAACACTTCATTAGTATAAAGTTCAAGTTCAGGCaggatttttgtaataattccgttttttctgtaaaaaaaaCTGAGTGTTTATTTACGATATCTTAATTATTCTACGTAgcccattttttatttattataataatcatttattacaACATTAGTGTTGGGGTCTCCCTTTAAGAATGAGTTGCCGGTAGTAGGAGgctccgctcttccatagctaAAACATATGATGTAATATCTGgtcgaccgagccttgctcggatctTTCAGAATGTATAAATCTGGATTCCAACCGGGTTtatctgctttccggatcacccaatatcCCATCTGagttattatagtcttgtagcagtttctcattaaaacacgaataaaagTACTAgatagatcgatttctcgcccccgaaactacctgtatactaatttcattaaaaccgttggagccgtttccgagattctgaATATATAGATACAAGAAtttctcgtttaaagatataagataaactAAGAGAGACAACTAGTAACAATAATTGAAAAGaggtgcacttaggggtagatatttGTATTGGTTTTatagtaaaagtatttatttacttaagatactaaattaatctgtgacacttgctaaataactataattattggttctacttgtgagtacgcggatctctactattaattggtaactaggaccggaccgatcaatggttactcgcgtaccgaatctctactatgcattggtaataatggttaaaatggtaactaggaccggcccgatcaatggtcacccgcgtactgccttactaaaggtaacacatggttttattacaattaattttatttactaagcaatatttgtaatatagtgctgttcgatggatttacttcgaacaataATACCGTATTGCTCATGTAGTACGGAGCGTGGCGTCGGCCGCTCGTTCCTGACCGAGTTCCGCTGCGTGCAGTGCAAGCTGTGCCGCAAGCTGCTGGACAGTGACGACACGGCCGAGATCCACCTGCGGACCTGGCGCCACCACCAGCTGTTCCTGCAGGTGTTGGCTGAAAAGGTGAGTCCACGCAACTAATATCAACTAAGATACACAAATatgatttgaaaacaaaatttaatgaacgatgcggcactcgatcgattagctcagttggcacgGAATGtcagaggtcctgggttcgagccccacaccgttcataaaattttgttttcaaattttatttgtatttatttatttaagattacctaCAGAAACTACAATATACATTCAACTATAACATATAGA is a window of Leptidea sinapis chromosome 26, ilLepSina1.1, whole genome shotgun sequence DNA encoding:
- the LOC126972385 gene encoding zinc finger protein on ecdysone puffs isoform X1; the protein is MANRRPAANGRRMDFGRNDRGRNFRPGVSPWQGGAPGNDIPNLLPLGGESSDATLALASMASNIINLLQPRQNSVPSLLDMPIRRDFVPMTHHMDRGYGPNRMGNQGNFRRTGNYNRAGERINNRKPFRPNDGPRQHNKITPKKEADSKPKSKESDEDKKEDDGGNKEGTDNEEQKKEGQKTRYDDINQSLLKCHICNKSMWDGRSFENHLNGRAHAIMMQKTAESYALTADTMRQEFKIREMKRNRKTGQMPARDFYCAMCDMYAAEGSSHRTTMEHRKLKKYLHPTCTKCHKEIPTRIELDEHRLSPEHLRNVQNSSGITVKPKPEVLLISTLVTEQQFLRDDKQRQKRHRNQDSEQVQDKDADTEKDVDQSENKDEDGDENMEKGEKEKDEAADKQAEGPKESIDDEETILDYKDGDDMTAITVDKFPKYSTERGVGRSFLTEFRCVQCKLCRKLLDSDDTAEIHLRTWRHHQLFLQVLAEKMPKPVESRKRPNTDEGSDNWKRACIRSEDDDGNSATENGDKDEKEEMEVTEAETKQDPKVADSEVPETDELEDWEHSVDELLKDVADDEKVEVKEEEVVQVKEEKKEKEVDEPVATEANGEAKEPSTPAKRGRGRGRRRN
- the LOC126972385 gene encoding zinc finger protein on ecdysone puffs isoform X2, translated to MGPIDDEDKKEDDGGNKEGTDNEEQKKEGQKTRYDDINQSLLKCHICNKSMWDGRSFENHLNGRAHAIMMQKTAESYALTADTMRQEFKIREMKRNRKTGQMPARDFYCAMCDMYAAEGSSHRTTMEHRKLKKYLHPTCTKCHKEIPTRIELDEHRLSPEHLRNVQNSSGITVKPKPEVLLISTLVTEQQFLRDDKQRQKRHRNQDSEQVQDKDADTEKDVDQSENKDEDGDENMEKGEKEKDEAADKQAEGPKESIDDEETILDYKDGDDMTAITVDKFPKYSTERGVGRSFLTEFRCVQCKLCRKLLDSDDTAEIHLRTWRHHQLFLQVLAEKMPKPVESRKRPNTDEGSDNWKRACIRSEDDDGNSATENGDKDEKEEMEVTEAETKQDPKVADSEVPETDELEDWEHSVDELLKDVADDEKVEVKEEEVVQVKEEKKEKEVDEPVATEANGEAKEPSTPAKRGRGRGRRRN